A single genomic interval of Theropithecus gelada isolate Dixy chromosome 16, Tgel_1.0, whole genome shotgun sequence harbors:
- the LOC112609508 gene encoding myosin-2: MSSDQEMAIFGEAAPYLRKSEKERIEAQNRPFDAKTSVFVAEPKESFVKGNIQSREGGKVTVKTEGGATLTVKDDQVFPMNPPKYDKIEDMAMMTHLHEPAVLYNLKERYAAWMIYTYSGLFCVTVNPYKWLPVYNPEVVTAYRGKKRQEAPPHIFSISDNAYQFMLTDRENQSILITGESGAGKTVNTKRVIQYFATIAVTGEKKKEEVTSGKIQGTLEDQIISANPLLEAFGNAKTVRNDNSSRFGKFIRIHFGTTGKLASADIETYLLEKSRVTFQLKAERSYHIFYQITSNKKPELIEMLLITTNPYDYPFVSQGEISVASIDDQEELMATDSAIDILGFTNEEKVSIYKLTGAVMHYGNLKFKQKQREEQAEPDGTEVADKAAYLQSLNSADLLKALCYPRVKVGNEFVTKGQTVEQVTNAVGALAKAVYEKMFLWMVARINQQLDTKQPRQYFIGVLDIAGFEIFDFNSLEQLCINFTNEKLQQFFNHHMFVLEQEEYKKEGIEWTFIDFGMDLAACIELIEKPMGIFSILEEECMFPKATDTSFKNKLYDQHLGKSANFQKPKVVKGRAEAHFSLIHYAGVVDYNITGWLEKNKDPLNETVVGLYQKSAMKTLAHLFSGTQTAEAEGGGPKKGGKKKGSSFQTVSALFRENLNKLMTNLRSTHPHFVRCIIPNETKTPGAMEHELVLHQLRCNGVLEGIRICRKGFPSRILYADFKQRYKVLNASAIPEGQFIDSKKASEKLLASIDIDHTQYKFGHTKVFFKAGLLGLLEEMRDDKLAQLITRTQARCRGFLARVEYQRMVERREAIFCIQYNIRAFMNVKHWPWMKLFFKIKPLLKSAETEKEMATMKEEFQKTKDELAKSEAKRKELEEKMVTLLKEKNDLQLQVQAEAEGLADAEERCDQLIKTKIQLEAKIKEVTERAEDEEEINAELTAKKRKLEDECSELKKDIDDLELTLAKVEKEKHATENKVKNLTEEMAGLDETIAKLTKEKKALQEAHQQTLDDLQAEEDKVNTLTKAKTKLEQQVDDLEGSLEQEKKLRMDLERAKRKLEGDLKLAQESIMDIENEKQQLDEKLKKKEFEISNLQSKIEDEQALGIQLQKKIKELQARIEELEEEIEAERASRAKAEKQRSDLSRELEEISERLEEAGGATSAQIEMNKKREAEFQKMRRDLEEATLQHEATAATLRKKHADSVAELGEQIDNLQRVKQKLEKEKSEMKMEIDDLASNVETVSKAKGNLEKMCRTLEDQVSELKSKEEEQQRLINDLTAQRGRLQTESGEFSRQLDEKDALVSQLSRGKQAFTQQIEELKRQLEEEIKAKNALAHALQSSRHDCDLLREQYEEEQESKAELQRALSKANTEVAQWRTKYETDAIQRTEELEEAKKKLAQRLQAAEEHVEAVNAKCASLEKTKQRLQNEVEDLMLDVERTNAACAALDKKQRNFDKILAEWKQKYEETHAELEASQKEARSLGTELFKMKNAYEESLDQLETLKRENKNLQQEISDLTEQIAEGGKRIHELEKIKKQVEQEKCELQAALEEAEASLEHEEGKILRIQLELNQVKSEVDRKIAEKDEEIDQLKRNHIRIVESMQSTLDAEIRSRNDAIRLKKKMEGDLNEMEIQLNHANRMAAEALRNYRNTQGILKDTQLHLDDALRTQEDLKEQLAMVERRANLLQAEIEELRATLEQTERSRKIAEQELLDASERVQLLHTQNTSLINTKKKLETDISQMQGEMEDILQEARNAEEKAKKAITDAAMMAEELKKEQDTSAHLERMKKNMEQTVKDLQLRLDEAEQLALKGGKKQIQKLEARVRELEGEVESEQKRNAEAVKGLRKHERRVKELTYQTEEDRKNILRLQDLVDKLQAKVKSYKRQAEEAEEQSNTNLAKFRKLQHELEEAEERADIAESQVNKLRVKSREVHTKVISEE, translated from the exons ATGAGTTCAGACCAAGAAATGGCTATTTTTGGGGAGGCTGCTCCTTACCTCCGAAAGTCTGAAAAGGAGCGCATTGAGGCCCAGAATAGGCCCTTCGATGCCAAAACGTCTGTCTTTGTGGCGGAGCCCAAAGAATCCTTTGTCAAAGGAAACATCCAgagcagagaaggaggaaaagtgaCGGTGAAGACTGAGGGAGGAGCG ACTCTGACAGTGAAGGATGATCAGGTCTTCCCCATGAACCCTCCCAAATATGACAAGATCGAGGACATGGCCATGATGACTCACCTGCACGAGCCTGCTGTGCTGTACAACCTCAAAGAGCGTTATGCAGCCTGGATGATCTAC ACCTATTCAGGTCTCTTTTGTGTCACTGTCAACCCCTACAAGTGGCTGCCAGTGTATAACCCTGAGGTGGTGACAGCCTACCGAGGCAAAAAGCGCCAGGAGGCCCCGCCCCACATCTTCTCCATCTCTGACAACGCCTATCAGTTCATGCTGACTG ACCGAGAGAATCAGTCAATTCTGATCAC TGGAGAATCTGGTGCAGGAAAGACTGTGAACACCAAGCGTGTCATCCAGTACTTTGCAACAATTGCAGTTACCggggagaagaagaaggaagaagttaCTTCTGGCAAAATACAG GGGACTCTGGAAGATCAAATCATCAGTGCCAACCCCCTACTGGAGGCCTTTGGCAACGCCAAGACCGTGAGGAATGACAACTCCTCTCGCTTT GGTAAATTCATCAGAATCCACTTTGGCACTACTGGAAAACTGGCATCTGCTGATATTGAAACAT ATCTGCTAGAGAAGTCTAGAGTTACTTTCCAGCTTAAGGCTGAGAGAAGTTATCATATTTTTTATCAGATTACATCAAATAAGAAACCAGAACTAATTG AAATGCTTCTGATTACCACGAACCCATATGATTACCCATTTGTCAGTCAAGGGGAGATCAGTGTGGCCAGCATCGATGATCAGGAAGAACTGATGGCCACAGAT AGTGCTATTGATATTTTGGGCTTTACCAATGAAGAAAAGGTCTCCATTTACAAGCTCACGGGGGCTGTGATGCATTATGGGAACCTGAAATTTAAGCAAAAGCAGCGTGAGGAGCAAGCAGAGCCGGATGGCACAGAAG ttgCTGACAAGGCGGCGTATCTCCAGAGTCTGAACTCCGCAGATCTGCTCAAAGCTCTCTGCTACCCTAGGGTCAAAGTCGGCAATGAGTTTGTCACCAAAGGCCAGACTGTAGAACAG GTGACCAACGCAGTGGGTGCTCTGGCCAAAGCCGTCTACGAGAAGATGTTCCTGTGGATGGTCGCCCGCATCAACCAGCAGCTGGACACCAAGCAGCCCAGGCAGTACTTCATCGGGGTCTTGGACATTGCTGGTTTTGAGATTTTTGAT ttcAACAGCCTGGAGCAGCTGTGCATCAACTTCACCAACGAGAAACTGCAACAGTTTTTCAACCACCACATGTTCGTGCTGGAGCAGGAGGAGTACAAGAAGGAAGGCATCGAGTGGACGTTCATCGACTTCGGGATGGACCTGGCTGCCTGCATTGAGCTTATTGAGAAG CCTATGGGCATCTTCTCCATCCTGGAAGAGGAGTGCATGTTCCCTAAGGCAACAGACACCTCCTTCAAGAACAAGCTGTATGACCAGCACCTGGGCAAGTCTGCCAACTTCCAGAAGCCCAAGGTGGTCAAAGGCAGAGCTGAGGCCCACTTCTCTCTGATTCACTATGCTGGCGTTGTGGACTACAACATCACTGGCTGGTTGGAGAAGAACAAAGACCCCCTGAACGAGACCGTCGTGGGGCTGTACCAGAAGTCTGCAATGAAAACTCTAGCTCACCTCTTCTCTGGGACTCAAACTGCTGAAGCAG aAGGTGGAGGGCCCAAGAAAGGCGGTAAGAAGAAGGGCTCTTCTTTCCAGACAGTGTCTGCCCTTTTCAGA GAGAATTTGAACAAGCTGATGACCAACCTCAGGAGTACCCATCCTCACTTTGTGAGGTGCATCATCCCCAATGAGACTAAAACTCCTG gTGCCATGGAGCATGAGCTTGTCCTGCACCAGCTGAGGTGTAACGGGGTGCTGGAAGGCATCCGCATCTGTAGGAAAGGATTCCCGAGCAGAATCCTTTATGCAGACTTCAAACAGAG ATACAAGGTATTAAACGCAAGTGCAATCCCTGAAGGACAATTCATTGATAGCAAGAAGGCCTCTGAGAAGCTCCTTGCGTCCATCGACATTGACCACACCCAGTATAAATTTGGACACACCAAG GTCTTTTTCAAAGCTGGTCTTCTGGGGCTCCTAGAGGAGATGCGAGATGACAAGCTGGCCCAGCTGATTACCCGaacccaggccaggtgcagagggTTCTTGGCAAGAGTGGAGTACCAGAGGATGGTGGAAAGAAG GGAGGCTATCTTCTGTATCCAGTACAATATCAGAGCCTTCATGAATGTCAAGCACTGGCCCTGGATGAAACTCTTCTTCAAGATCAAGCCTCTGCTGAAGAGTGCAGAAACTGAGAAGGAGATGGCCACCATGAAGGAAGAATTTCAGAAAACTAAAGATGAACTTGCCAAGTCAGAGGCAAAAAGGAAGGAACTGGAAGAAAAGATGGTGAcgctgttgaaagaaaaaaatgacttgcaGCTTCAAGTTCAGGCT GAAGCTGAAGGCTTGGCTGATGCAGAGGAAAGGTGTGACCAGCTGATCAAAACCAAAATCCAGCTAGAGGCCAAAATCAAAGAGGTGACTGAAAGAGCTGAGGATGAGGAAGAGATCAATGCTGAGCTGACAGCCAAGAAGAGGAAACTGGAGGATGAATGTTCAGAACTCAAGAAAGACATTGATGACCTTGAGCTGACACTGGCCAAGGTTGAGAAGGAGAAACATGCCACAGAGAACAAG GTGAAAAACCTCACAGAAGAGATGGCAGGTCTGGACGAAACCATCGCTAAGCTGACCAAGGAGAAGAAGGCTCTCCAGGAGGCCCACCAGCAGACCCTGGATGACCTGCAGGCAGAGGAGGACAAAGTCAACACCCTGACCAAAGCTAAAACCAAACTTGAACAACAAGTGGATGAT cTTGAAGGGTCTTTGGAGCAAGAAAAGAAACTTCGCATGGACCTAGAAAGGGCTAAGAGGAAACTTGAGGGTGACTTGAAGTTGGCCCAAGAGTCCATAATGGacattgaaaatgagaaacagcAACTTGATGAAAAGCTCAAAAA gaaagagtttgaaatcagcaATCTGCAAAGCAAGATTGAAGATGAACAGGCACTTGGTATTCaattgcagaagaaaattaaagaattgCAA GCCCGCATCGAGGAGCTGGAGGAAGAAATTGAAGCAGAGCGGGCCTCCCGGGCCAAAGCAGAGAAGCAGCGCTCTGACCTCTCCAGGGAACTGGAGGAGATCAGTGAGAGGCTGGAAGAAGCCGGTGGGGCCACTTCAGCCCAGATTGAGATGAACAAGAAGCGGGAGGCTGAGTTCCAGAAAATGCGCAGGGACCTGGAGGAGGCCACCCTACAGCATGAAGCCACGGCAGCCACCCTGAGGAAGAAGCACGCAGACAGTGTGGCCGAGCTTGGGGAGCAGATTGACAACCTGCAGCGGGTGAAGCAGAAGCTGGAGAAGGAGAAGAGTGAGATGAAGATGGAGATTGATGACCTTGCTAGTAATGTAGAAACGGTCTCCAAAGCCAAG GGAAACCTAGAGAAAATGTGCCGGACTCTAGAGGATCAAGTGAGTGAACTGAAATCAAAGGAAGAGGAGCAGCAGCGGCTGATCAATGACCTGACTGCGCAGAGGGGGCGCCTGCAGACTGAATCTG GTGAATTTTCACGCCAGCTCGATGAAAAGGATGCTCTGGTGTCTCAGTTATCAAGGGGCAAACAAGCCTTTACTCAACAGATTGAAGAATTAAAGAGGCAACTTGAAGAGGAGATAAAA GCCAAGAACGCCCTGGCGCATGCCCTGCAGTCCTCCCGCCACGACTGTGACCTGCTGCGGGAACAGTATGAGGAGGAGCAGGAATCCAAGGCTGAGCTGCAGAGGGCACTGTCCAAGGCCAACACCGAAGTTGCCCAGTGGAGGACCAAATATGAGACGGACGCCATCCAGCGCacagaggagctggaggaggcaaA GAAGAAGCTGGCCCAGCGGCTCCAGGCTGCTGAGGAACATGTAGAAGCTGTGAACGCCAAATGTGCTTCCCTCGAAAAGACGAAGCAGCGGCTGCAGAATGAGGTCGAGGACCTCATGCTTGACGTGGAGAGGACAAATGCCGCCTGTGCCGCCCTTGACAAAAAGCAAAGGAACTTCGATAAG ATCCTGGCAGAATGGAAACAGAAATATGAGGAAACGCATGCCGAGCTTGAGGCCTCCCAGAAGGAGGCCCGTTCCCTTGGCACTGAGCTGTTCAAGATGAAGAACGCCTATGAGGAATCTTTGGATCAGCTAGAAACCCTGAAGCGAGAGAACAAAAACTTACAGC AGGAGATTTCTGACCTCACGGAGCAGATTGCAGAAGGAGGGAAACGTATCCATGaactggagaaaataaagaaacaagtgGAGCAAGAAAAGTGTGAACTTCAGGCTGCTTTAGAAGAAGCAGAG GCATCTCTTGAACATGAAGAGGGAAAGATCCTGCGCATCCAGCTTGAGTTGAACCAAGTCAAGTCTGAGGTCGATAGGAAAATTGCtgaaaaagatgaggaaattgaccAGCTAAAGAGAAACCACATTAGAATCGTGGAGTCCATGCAGAGCACGCTGGATGCTGAGATCAGGAGCAGGAATGATGCCATCAGGCTCAAGAAGAAGATGGAGGGAGACCTCAATGAAATGGAAATCCAGCTGAACCATGCCAACCGCATGGCTGCCGAGGCCCTGAGGAACTACAGGAACACCCAAGGCATCCTCAAG GATACCCAGCTCCACCTGGATGACGCTCTCCGGACCCAGGAGGACCTGAAGGAGCAGCTGGCCATGGTGGAGCGCAGAGCCAACCTGCTGCAGGCTGAGATCGAGGAGCTGCGGGCCACTCTGGAGCAGACAGAGAGGAGCAGGAAAATTGCAGAACAGGAACTCCTGGATGCCAGTGAGCGTGTTCAGCTCCTTCACACCCAG AACACCAGCCTAATCAACACCAAGAAGAAGCTGGAGACAGATATTTCCCAAATGCAAGGAGAGATGGAAGACATTCTCCAAGAAGCCCGCAATGCAGAAGAGAAGGCCAAGAAGGCCATCACTGAT GCCGCCATGATGGCCGAGGAGCTGAAGAAGGAGCAGGACACCAGTGCCCACCTTGAGCGGATGAAGAAGAACATGGAGCAGACAGTGAAGGACCTGCAGCTCCGCCTGGATGAGGCTGAGCAGCTGGCCCTGAAGGGTGGGAAGAAGCAGATCCAGAAACTGGAGGCCAGG GTACGGGAGCTGGAAGGAGAGGTTGAGAGTGAGCAAAAGCGTAATGCTGAGGCTGTCAAAGGTCTGCGCAAACATGAGAGGCGAGTGAAGGAACTCACTTACCAG ACGGAAGAAGATAGAAAGAATATTCTCAGACTTCAAGATTTGGTAGATAAACTTCAGGCAAAAGTGAAATCTTATAAGAGACAAGCTGAGGAGGCT GAGGAACAATCCAACACCAATCTAGCTAAATTCCGCAAGCTCCAGCATGAGCTGGAGGAGGCCGAGGAACGGGCTGACATTGCTGAGTCCCAGGTCAACAAACTGCGGGTGAAGAGCCGGGAGGTTCACACAAAAGTCATAAGTGAAGAGTGA